The proteins below are encoded in one region of Alistipes indistinctus YIT 12060:
- a CDS encoding putative oxidoreductase C-terminal domain-containing protein, with translation MKRSIILLACTTLFCGCGTPNRSAFTGARGEAELIVLHPADEQLAQVQSRMNPQINRTVHVFAPEGEGLQSYLARINAFNSRPDSATSWNEVVSNEGDFLARMLGEKPGNVALLSGRTATAAGYSAACIGAGLNVLSTAPLASGTPEFRELERSLGLADEKGLVLYELMPERYEIAALLQQALARNADFFGIQLCGSPEAPAIVSESVLPLFTARMEGTGSSTALRPGITGSPANDKTANAKGESRDNSAFETAPADYDDWSYPADSLGLQNAFLLAAAPRIDLIQLAVFGRERIKYNRQIQFTSARQYPAAVPEREYLRASGSAALPPALQPYRSGDTLRLPGNGELRYVLNGVHTGVSIRHYLPGSGTAPAQRESPATAATAPEDKAASHADAGTTAGMTVGTTGIPQALPAPYRKLALQGEKATLTLVERGGALPQLYIVPAPGTDSTRFAQSLLAALGQLAPLCPGLGIEPAGTAFRVVIPAEARTALPQRIEKAASQYLDYLVQGYPPFWEVDQMLAKYYTLIRPFDESQQQ, from the coding sequence ATGAAAAGATCCATTATCCTTTTGGCATGCACAACCCTGTTTTGCGGCTGCGGCACGCCGAACCGGAGCGCCTTCACCGGAGCGCGGGGCGAAGCGGAACTGATCGTGCTGCACCCTGCCGACGAACAGCTCGCTCAGGTACAATCCCGCATGAACCCGCAGATCAACCGTACCGTACACGTCTTCGCCCCCGAGGGCGAAGGACTGCAAAGTTACCTCGCACGGATCAACGCCTTCAACAGCCGCCCCGACTCGGCCACCTCGTGGAACGAAGTGGTCAGCAACGAGGGGGATTTCCTCGCGCGGATGCTCGGAGAAAAGCCCGGCAACGTCGCGCTGCTTTCGGGACGCACCGCAACGGCGGCAGGTTATTCGGCCGCCTGCATCGGCGCAGGCCTGAACGTGCTCTCGACCGCACCGCTGGCCTCCGGCACGCCGGAGTTCCGCGAACTGGAACGCTCGCTGGGCCTCGCGGACGAAAAAGGACTGGTGCTCTACGAACTGATGCCCGAACGATACGAGATCGCAGCCCTGCTGCAACAGGCCCTCGCCCGCAACGCCGACTTCTTCGGCATCCAGCTTTGCGGTTCGCCCGAAGCCCCGGCCATCGTATCGGAAAGCGTCCTGCCGCTTTTCACCGCGCGCATGGAGGGTACGGGAAGTTCCACGGCCTTACGTCCCGGGATAACCGGGTCGCCCGCAAACGACAAAACGGCTAATGCGAAAGGTGAAAGCCGGGATAATTCCGCTTTCGAAACCGCCCCGGCCGATTACGACGACTGGAGCTACCCCGCCGACAGCCTCGGACTGCAAAACGCCTTCTTGCTCGCCGCCGCACCGCGCATCGACCTGATCCAACTGGCCGTCTTCGGCCGGGAACGGATCAAATACAACCGCCAGATCCAGTTCACCTCGGCCCGGCAATACCCCGCTGCAGTTCCCGAACGCGAATACCTCCGCGCCAGCGGTTCGGCCGCCCTTCCGCCCGCATTACAACCCTACCGCTCCGGCGACACGCTGCGACTGCCCGGCAACGGGGAGTTACGCTACGTTCTCAACGGGGTGCACACGGGCGTGAGCATTCGCCACTACCTGCCCGGCAGCGGGACGGCCCCGGCCCAACGCGAATCCCCGGCAACTGCCGCCACCGCTCCGGAGGATAAGGCGGCATCGCACGCAGATGCCGGGACGACGGCAGGAATGACAGTCGGGACGACCGGCATCCCGCAGGCGCTTCCGGCTCCCTACCGGAAACTGGCGCTGCAAGGGGAGAAAGCGACCCTGACGCTCGTGGAACGAGGCGGCGCACTTCCCCAACTGTACATCGTACCGGCGCCGGGCACCGATTCGACCCGCTTCGCTCAGTCGTTGCTGGCGGCGCTCGGGCAACTCGCCCCGCTGTGTCCGGGCCTGGGGATCGAACCTGCCGGAACGGCTTTCCGCGTGGTCATTCCCGCCGAAGCACGCACTGCATTGCCGCAACGCATCGAAAAAGCCGCTTCGCAATACCTCGACTACCTCGTACAAGGCTATCCCCCGTTCTGGGAAGTAGACCAGATGCTGGCCAAATACTACACGCTGATCCGTCCGTTCGACGAATCGCAGCAACAGTAA
- the trmB gene encoding tRNA (guanosine(46)-N7)-methyltransferase TrmB, translated as MARGKDKLRRFAENLTFRCMVQPEFEEVFRTDFRLKGRWREDFFGNPNPVVLELGCGRGEYTVSLAERYPDKNFIGVDIKGARMWRGAKTATEQEMRNAGFLRTRIEFIDSCFAPGEVDEIWITFPDPQLRKGRVKKRLTAPEFLTRYARFLRPGGPIHLKSDCRHLHDYTRTVAEGNALPIEACNTDIYGTGFADDLLSIKTTYEKRFLAQGVPITYIRFSLDGHTEFAPVEFAPDELLQR; from the coding sequence ATGGCCCGAGGAAAAGACAAACTGAGGCGTTTCGCCGAGAACCTCACTTTCCGCTGCATGGTACAGCCCGAATTCGAAGAGGTATTCCGCACCGATTTCAGGCTCAAAGGCCGTTGGCGCGAAGACTTTTTCGGCAATCCGAACCCGGTCGTACTCGAACTGGGCTGCGGGCGCGGCGAATACACCGTTTCGCTGGCCGAACGCTACCCCGACAAAAACTTCATCGGCGTAGACATCAAGGGCGCTCGGATGTGGCGCGGCGCAAAAACCGCGACCGAACAGGAGATGCGCAACGCGGGCTTCCTGCGCACGCGCATCGAGTTCATCGACTCCTGTTTCGCACCGGGCGAAGTGGACGAAATCTGGATCACGTTCCCCGACCCGCAGCTGCGCAAGGGGCGTGTGAAGAAACGCCTCACCGCACCGGAATTCCTTACCCGCTACGCCCGCTTCCTGCGCCCGGGCGGACCGATCCACCTCAAAAGCGACTGCCGGCACCTGCACGACTACACGCGTACGGTGGCCGAAGGCAACGCCTTACCCATAGAGGCTTGCAACACCGACATTTACGGCACCGGATTTGCGGACGACCTGCTGTCGATCAAGACCACTTATGAAAAGCGATTCCTCGCCCAGGGCGTACCGATCACCTACATCCGCTTCTCGCTGGACGGCCACACGGAGTTCGCTCCGGTCGAATTCGCCCCGGACGAGCTGTTGCAGAGATAA
- a CDS encoding DUF4861 family protein, translating to MKSLIIVLAALLAACTGGRQATVTVENDLAVSRENETVELSWKTLNTKIAELTAENVIVTNAKGEQIPSQVIYAGEAAPQALIFQASVDAEGSSVYTVTKGVRGEFKSRAYGRFVPERMDDYAWENNLAAFRLYGPALEKIMVSNGIDYWAKSTPNLVIDDWYKKDLGGEGSYHLDTGEGCDCYNVGQTLGMGASAPYAGGKLWYSRNFREAETLDNGPIRTTAKITYAPFDVDGRQVSLVKIISLDANTHFNRIADIYSGGPDTLSIAAGIVIHAGAELFPGESYYALYEPASDSHSGNDGPLGGSVVMPGGKPERIGDIAACVGTARSGQPLMYYMGAGTSKQDISAEQWVLMTTREQMLLQHPLKVTLSGE from the coding sequence ATGAAAAGTCTGATCATTGTATTGGCCGCGCTGCTGGCGGCCTGTACGGGCGGGCGGCAGGCGACCGTCACCGTCGAGAACGACCTGGCCGTTTCCCGTGAGAACGAAACCGTCGAACTGTCGTGGAAGACGCTCAATACGAAAATCGCGGAGCTGACGGCTGAGAATGTGATCGTCACCAACGCCAAGGGCGAGCAGATTCCTTCGCAGGTGATCTATGCGGGCGAAGCGGCGCCGCAGGCGCTGATCTTCCAGGCCAGCGTCGATGCCGAAGGATCGAGTGTCTATACCGTGACCAAGGGCGTGCGCGGCGAGTTCAAGTCCCGTGCCTACGGCCGTTTCGTACCCGAGCGCATGGACGACTACGCATGGGAGAACAACCTCGCGGCGTTCCGGCTCTACGGTCCCGCGCTGGAGAAGATCATGGTCAGCAACGGTATCGACTACTGGGCCAAATCGACTCCGAACCTGGTGATCGACGACTGGTACAAGAAAGACCTCGGCGGCGAGGGCAGCTACCACCTCGACACGGGCGAGGGCTGCGACTGCTACAACGTGGGCCAGACCCTCGGGATGGGCGCTTCGGCTCCGTATGCGGGCGGCAAATTGTGGTACAGCCGCAACTTCAGAGAGGCCGAGACGCTTGACAACGGGCCGATCCGCACTACGGCGAAAATCACATACGCCCCGTTCGACGTGGACGGTCGGCAGGTGTCGCTGGTGAAGATCATTTCGCTGGATGCGAATACGCACTTCAACCGGATTGCCGATATCTATTCGGGCGGTCCGGATACGCTCTCCATTGCTGCGGGGATCGTGATCCATGCAGGAGCCGAACTGTTTCCCGGAGAGTCTTACTACGCGCTCTATGAACCGGCTTCCGATTCGCACAGCGGCAATGACGGCCCGTTGGGAGGTTCCGTGGTGATGCCCGGCGGCAAGCCCGAACGTATCGGCGATATTGCCGCCTGCGTCGGGACGGCCCGCAGCGGACAGCCGCTCATGTACTACATGGGTGCCGGCACGAGCAAGCAGGATATTTCGGCCGAGCAGTGGGTGCTGATGACTACCCGGGAGCAGATGCTGTTGCAGCATCCGCTGAAAGTGACCCTCTCCGGCGAATAG
- a CDS encoding gliding motility lipoprotein GldH has protein sequence MACAAGCTVLATGCLSPLEIRVAETDPGGWGSPATVAYDNRDTLSERTLYVTARLRNNFGYDRLTLAVTTTTPDGYKWRDTVSIRAFDGVPEAGLFFDREQLVRTRTTFARPGRYLFTFSPVMPGGSIEGVAAVGIDIR, from the coding sequence ATGGCCTGTGCGGCGGGCTGCACCGTCCTAGCGACCGGCTGTCTCTCGCCGCTCGAGATCCGGGTCGCGGAGACCGACCCCGGCGGCTGGGGGAGCCCGGCGACGGTCGCGTACGACAACCGCGACACGCTCTCCGAGCGCACGCTCTATGTCACGGCGCGCCTCCGGAATAATTTCGGCTACGACCGGCTCACGCTCGCCGTCACGACCACGACGCCAGATGGTTACAAGTGGCGCGACACGGTCAGCATCCGGGCGTTCGACGGGGTTCCCGAAGCGGGCCTCTTTTTCGACCGAGAACAGCTGGTGCGCACGCGCACGACGTTCGCCCGCCCGGGACGCTACCTGTTCACCTTTTCACCGGTAATGCCCGGCGGAAGCATCGAAGGAGTGGCCGCCGTGGGCATCGACATCCGGTAA
- a CDS encoding cupin domain-containing protein — MKKTMKSTLRLAALALVAAYGISCCGGAKKACNTACGADCACGDSCACTAACAVDSAKLALQVYDPNQPLNLQDMNLFLEYDKTDTIKVSETVTRKFIYLNDLMTVIVDFDNGPMAQPDPPHSHPAEQISYVAIGECDVYIGDRPVQHLKTGDIFAVPSNVPHTVKSTTKQLRLVDSFTPIRADFIRK, encoded by the coding sequence ATGAAAAAGACCATGAAATCGACCCTGAGGCTGGCAGCGCTGGCCCTGGTGGCCGCTTACGGCATTTCGTGCTGCGGCGGCGCGAAAAAAGCCTGCAACACCGCTTGCGGTGCGGATTGTGCCTGCGGCGACAGCTGCGCTTGCACGGCCGCGTGCGCCGTGGACAGCGCCAAACTGGCCCTGCAGGTGTATGATCCGAATCAACCCCTTAATCTTCAGGACATGAACCTGTTTTTGGAATACGACAAGACCGACACGATCAAGGTGAGCGAAACCGTCACCCGGAAGTTCATCTACCTGAACGACCTGATGACCGTGATCGTCGATTTCGACAACGGCCCGATGGCGCAGCCCGATCCTCCCCATTCGCATCCTGCCGAGCAGATCAGCTACGTGGCGATCGGCGAGTGCGACGTCTACATCGGCGACCGTCCGGTACAGCACCTCAAGACCGGCGATATTTTCGCCGTGCCGAGCAATGTGCCGCACACTGTGAAGTCGACGACCAAGCAATTGCGCCTGGTGGACAGCTTTACCCCGATCCGCGCGGATTTTATCAGGAAATAA
- a CDS encoding gluconate 5-dehydrogenase, whose protein sequence is MFSLEGKVALVTGASYGIGFALATAFARAGAKIAFNDIKQELVDKGLAAYKEEGIDAKGYVCDVTNEEQVNELVAKIEKELGSVDILVNNAGIIKRIPMVDMSAAEFRQVIDVDLNAPFIVSKAVIPGMIKKGAGKIINICSMMSELGRETVSAYAAAKGGLKMLTRNIASEYGEYNIQCNGIGPGYIATPQTAPLRERQADGSRHPFDSFIIAKTPAARWGTPEDLMGPALFLASKASDFVNGHVLYVDGGILAYIGKQPK, encoded by the coding sequence ATGTTCTCGCTGGAGGGCAAGGTAGCCCTCGTAACGGGCGCCTCTTACGGCATCGGATTCGCACTGGCAACGGCTTTTGCCCGCGCAGGCGCGAAAATCGCGTTCAACGACATCAAACAGGAGCTCGTGGACAAAGGGCTCGCTGCATACAAGGAGGAAGGTATCGACGCCAAAGGCTACGTCTGCGACGTGACCAACGAGGAGCAGGTGAATGAGCTGGTGGCCAAGATCGAGAAGGAACTGGGTTCGGTGGATATCCTGGTGAACAACGCCGGTATCATCAAGCGCATCCCGATGGTGGATATGAGCGCCGCTGAATTCCGCCAGGTGATCGACGTCGACCTGAATGCTCCGTTCATCGTATCGAAAGCCGTGATCCCCGGTATGATCAAGAAGGGCGCGGGCAAGATCATCAACATCTGCTCGATGATGAGCGAACTGGGCCGCGAAACCGTTTCGGCCTATGCTGCGGCCAAAGGCGGCCTGAAGATGCTGACCCGCAACATCGCGTCGGAGTACGGCGAGTACAACATCCAGTGCAACGGCATCGGCCCGGGTTACATCGCTACCCCGCAGACCGCGCCGCTGCGCGAACGCCAGGCGGACGGCTCGCGCCATCCGTTCGATTCGTTCATCATCGCGAAGACTCCGGCCGCACGCTGGGGTACCCCCGAAGACCTGATGGGCCCGGCGCTGTTCCTCGCCAGCAAGGCTTCGGACTTCGTGAACGGCCATGTGCTGTATGTGGACGGCGGTATCCTCGCCTACATCGGCAAGCAGCCCAAATAA
- the kduI gene encoding 5-dehydro-4-deoxy-D-glucuronate isomerase: MKTNFSLRYASNPRDAKNYDTARLREEFLVERLMAPDEINLTYSMYDRLIVGGAMPVDEALRLEPVDILRADYFTERREVGIINVGGAGTVTVEGETYAIGFKEALYIGRGNREVVFRSDDKAAPAKFYFNSAPAHTAYPTTKVTREKAVILELGSLEESNHRVINRMIVQEVLPTCQLQMGMTELKPGSVWNTMPPHTHDRRMEAYFYFDLPETQAVCHFMGQTDETRHIWMKKDQAVISPSWSIHSACATMNYTFIWGMAGENLNYNDMDGAAATDLR, translated from the coding sequence GTGAAAACCAATTTCAGCCTGCGTTACGCGTCGAACCCGCGTGATGCGAAAAATTACGATACGGCACGCCTGCGCGAGGAGTTCCTCGTCGAGCGGCTGATGGCTCCCGATGAGATCAACCTCACCTATTCGATGTACGACCGCCTGATCGTGGGCGGTGCGATGCCGGTGGACGAGGCGCTCAGGCTCGAGCCGGTGGACATCTTGCGGGCCGACTACTTTACCGAGCGCCGCGAGGTGGGAATCATCAACGTCGGGGGCGCTGGAACCGTCACCGTCGAAGGAGAGACCTACGCGATCGGTTTCAAGGAGGCCCTCTACATCGGCCGCGGCAACCGGGAGGTGGTCTTCCGCAGCGACGACAAAGCGGCTCCCGCGAAATTCTACTTCAACTCGGCCCCGGCGCATACCGCCTACCCGACTACGAAAGTGACGCGTGAAAAGGCCGTTATCCTCGAACTCGGCTCGCTCGAGGAGAGCAACCACCGTGTGATTAACCGGATGATCGTGCAGGAGGTACTGCCCACCTGCCAGCTGCAGATGGGGATGACCGAACTGAAGCCGGGCAGCGTCTGGAATACGATGCCGCCCCATACCCACGACCGCCGCATGGAGGCTTATTTCTATTTCGACCTGCCCGAGACGCAGGCCGTCTGCCACTTCATGGGGCAAACCGACGAGACGCGCCACATCTGGATGAAAAAAGACCAGGCCGTGATTTCGCCGTCGTGGTCGATCCACTCGGCCTGCGCGACGATGAACTACACGTTCATCTGGGGTATGGCGGGCGAGAACCTCAATTACAACGACATGGACGGCGCGGCCGCCACGGACCTCCGTTAA